TTAACTGCTACGTAGTAGTTATGGAGTAGTACTTGTTCCTCTAATTTGGTAGTCTGGTTTTCCTAACCAGTAAAATAGAATCATGGCTGTAATTGACTTAAGACTAATTATTCGAGCAGTCTCCATTGCATGTCTTCATGGTTCAATTACTTAGCTTCATCACAGCATGtgcaaaaacaaagaaaagaaaatgatgCATTTCTGTTTTTCCACTCTACACGACTCAGTAAACCATGTTAGATTCACTGTTGACTTCTTTCATGCTCATTCTGTGCACAAATTCAGGTGTCGTTATATGCTTGTCTATGTTAAGCTTGAATGTAATGAATGATGAACTGTTGGGGGAACGGGGGGCACCTGCACCGAGACTTAGGATATTTATAACATTATAACTTCTGGCGTGTTAAAATAAATGAGAGCTATTTGTCGAATGGATTATTATACTAGTCCTATAGTTTGAAACTTTGAATTAAGGCAGTAGGTACTATGTAGTACATGTTTATAACAGTTTTGAGGATAAGTGATAAGAGCATATGAGCATTGTTTGTGTGCTTCTTCAAGTAATCAATCTTTTCAGATCAATTTGATTATTTTgtcccaattttttttttacttattaTAATAAATGACGTAGGCTTTGCATTTAGCGCCAACTTCATGAGTGTGTGTATAGACTTAAGCTTTAGAATCTGAAACCTTTATGAAAAAATTGTAACCCTTGGAAATAAATTCAGCCTATATTCAAATCTGGTGTGTAGACTCATGGTTTAGaatttgatacctttgtgaaaAAAATTGTTGGAAATAAATTCATCCCACATCAAAATCTTGTTTTTACTTTGGTAAAAGAATACAAGAGCATTGCTATGTGATCAGTTCTTGCATTTCAATCTTCTTGCTTGATTTTTGTTCAAAGTTAACAAATTTCTTGGCTTTTTCTTAAATGCCCCAAGGACTGAACTCAGTATTTCACTGTAGCAGTTGCTACTAATTTTATGCATGTTACAATTTTGTTTCATGCAAAACCGATTGCATTATTTGGAAGTTTGAACACTAATTTGGATGAAAAACAGCTGGTATCCTGATGATGGTTCTGCTGTTGAAGTTCTTAGAGTCGATTTCTCATGTTAGATTAAGATTCCAGTTTACAATATCTCATCCATGATTGCTTAAGCTAGCCTTGAAACTTTTGAAAGCCAATAAACTAATGAACGGGGACTTGTTAATATAGGGTGTTAAAAATATGGGGAGTGATTTGTCGATCAAATTCTGATATTTGGTTTTGCCAATAGTTTGAAGTCAGACAAGTAAGTTAGGGCGGTTTTGTGAATATAATCTCTGAAGATGTTAAATAACTGCATTAAAGTCCTACAATGAATATTTATGCATAATGCAGAAGATTTATCTATGCATTGCACATCATGTGGTGTTTCATCCCTTATAAACTGACATTTATGCTGAATTAAGCGATGTAAAAGAAAACCCTAGCTTAGCTTCACAGTAACAATGATCAGTAACTTTATTAGATTTCAATGTTTTGACACAGGTTTGTTATTGTATCAAGTCTACTGGCACAACTTGGACTCTCCATGGATGATGGTGGTGGGCATAATACCTTCACACTTCATGGAATAGATAAATGGATCATCCAAGTATCACTAATATTAGGTAGTATTCTAACACTggttcttattttttttattagacGTTTTTGCAATAAAAGGCAACAACCTACACCAAGTATCCAACTCCCTAATCTTCCCCCGTCCCAAGTGCCTGAAACTTCTACCAACCCCTCTAATACTCTTCCAGAAACCTATGTCTTACGTAGATTACCGGAAGAGATTTATAGGCGTTTTCCGGTAGATACATATTCAACTGAACGTTGTAATGACTTCAGTCATATAGATTGTATGATTTgtaatttttcttttgttgatgGGGAGGAGCTGTGCATCCTTCCTGTTTGCCGCCATGTTTTTCATTCTCACTGTACTAGCTCATGGTTTTTAAACCATGATTGTCGTTGTACATTGTGTCGTCATGATTATTTTGACGGTTTTAGTGATGACCAATTAGTATAGTGTAAAAAGAGTTATTTTTGTTGTACTCTGTACATGCATAAGTAAATTTTATCattttaataaatcatatttatcgACTCTGTGTGATATATCATCTTGTTTACTGTAAAACCATCAATATTTTGTGGATTCCACAATGCAAGAATACCTTGTGCAAATGTTAAGTATCTTTACAAAGCCATGGGTGGAAGAAAGTGTACAATGTACTTCGCGATTCCACCTTATATACGAAGGCCCTAAGAATCTTCACTTCTCTTTGGGTTGCTTTTCATATTTCAGGCAAAAGTCGTCTATCTTTTGGTAAGGAAGTAGCTTCCTTGACGTTCTTTGTTATGCTATTAGCCTGTTATGTCCTCtatattgtaaatttgtaacaTATGAAGCGTTCGCGTTAATGCATCTGTTTCGTCTATAACAAGATCCATGTATGTATTGTCTGGAAATTGGAAAAAGTGTTGACAAACTTCAATAATCAAGTATTACTGATCGTCGTTTTTATTTCCTCTATTCTAAAAATGTGATTACATAGTAGTACCACCGAAGAAGACGGTTCTTCCGAAATGGTCATAATGTTCCCTATCATAGACTCCATAATGCCAATTATCGGTATACTTTTCAGTTTGTTGAGGGCTAACCTGTTTACGATTTGCATCTAAAACCCCAAAACTAGAACAAAATGCAGATAATGTAGCATCTTCAACCGGGTAATAGCCGTTTCCCATGGGAGGAAGAGGCTGACCAGGTGGGCTATATGCCTCTCCACCAACCGCAATGTAAGTCGCGCCGCTAGCCAAACCGGTGAATAGCTCTCGCGGCCAATAACCAAGAATGTTGTCTGGTCTGACTACGTCGTGTACTTGAAGCCACCAATGCCCTGTTTTAGGATCCTTTTCAACATATTATGGGCATTTGTTTGTGTTAGTGAAACATTATTAGGTTTACAAACTCATAATAAATACAAGTATAAAATGTAGAGGAAAAAAGTTATGATGTACGGGTTCTAATCTTCTTActattctatttttttttttttttttcccgagAGAATACCCAGTTAAACCTTGTTCTTAATGGttgaatttcaaaaacaagtaaGTTCAGTTCATTTCAGTGACATTTGGTTTATTTCATTCAGTTCAAAGAAATAAAACTTTACTCTAATAAAGTCAAACCTTGGATTGAGCAACAAATGATAAGTTAAGGACGGGATTTATATACAACGTGTAGCATCACGCATTAGTTTAGCTAGTACTCCATCAAGAGTTTAGCTAGTAGTAGTTGATTGCCTAATTTTCTCATTAATCTAACTATTATTTTGGTACCACAAATTTACGAAGAATCGAAATTTGAAATTGTACCTGGTAAACAAAGGGGCCCATAGCAAATATTACCGAACTTCCTCTTCTCGATGTGTTTCTTATGACAAGATCAACAGGAAAATCTTTATTGACGCTGATGAATCCAGGGCACAACATGTTGAAACAATGTGATTGACCAGCCTAAAAATAAAGACAACAAGTTTGTCAAAAAAGTAGAGAAAATGGACAAGATCAAAGAGAAATATCGGATCATAAACTCACATTAAAGTATTGAAAAAGATGTGTACGATTATCTTTATTTAATGCTGGATTAacctacatttgaaaagaaataATGTTAGAGTCAATTATTGTCAACCAATGTGAAAAAGTCataaaaataaggaaaaaaaaaaaaaaactaagggtgattacaattaaactaattaagctCAAACTTGGACAGAAAGCTTGGACAGAATTGAAACTAATTTTTCAAAAGTACTGTGTGTCACGTTAACGTTCCTTACTTCCTTGTCATAAAATACTAATCTAACTGATAATTAGTAAGAATGTTTTTGGTTGCGAATGAGgcacaagggcggggatgataatcgatcccaggatcacctggaaccAGGATGAAAGCTATAACCAATATGTTATCCATCACAAGCATAATTAGTAAGAATGTAAGGACCGGGATATAAAATTTGCTTCATTTGTTATTGATTTTTGTGTTTAGgaacataaaaaaaaatgtgaagatTGCGAAAAAGAAATGTTGCATTTGTTGAAGCAGAAGTTTTACTACGTAACACGTATGAATATGTTTACAATTTTATTGTTCACGCTATTATAACTTCACTCGAACcatcttttgtgatttatgTGTAAAGAAAAATCATATCACTTCCCTATCAAAAGTTGACATGAACTCATGAAATAATAACTTTGGAGGGAGAATTACGAGCAATCAAAGTTTTTCACTCAAAAGGATCAAGATAGTCCAAAAGATTGAGGATCGTTATTAAAACCTAAACACACAGTTTTGATATCTACAAGAATTAAATATTGTTAATTTAATGCGGAGGATATTGTTTGATATAGTGTTATTTTTTCTAGGAGTACATGGAAgacttaaaaaaaacaaaaaatgtaCGAAGATATTACATGTGTACTTAATTTTCAATGAAAAAAGATAAGGATACGGCGTTACTTACCGTCCAACCAACTTGTATTCGATCGTTGCCATTTTGAATGATCATTTCTCCTGATGAATATTGTTGTGACGTAACATGTGGATTATAAACACTTAAATCACATTTTACACCATAGTATTTCACTTTACTTGGGTCGGAATTTGTTTGAACAATTGCAAACTGTGACAACAATAAATCAAACCTTCTTATTAGGAACACATATAATAATTAGGAGTTTCTTACATGCTCAAATTATTTAGAACGGAGGGAATAAAAGTTTTACATGAGTTCCTGGTTGTTGCAGATTAGCGTTAGACTTCGATCTAGAAACATAATCTTTTGTAAATCGCGATATTTGGATAAATTCATCTTTACTCCATCGTCTGATTGGAACAGTTCCCTCAGGGCATCCTTCATCCGGTAATTGCATATTCTCTACCAATACTACATTTCTAGTTGTTGTCCATTCTGGTATAAAACTTGGTCTCATCTAAATCCCAACAAAATATTAGAGCAAGAAAAATATGGTAATGAATAATATCAACAactacaaaataaaaatttaaagtatgaaccTGAGGATGGGATGAATGGGTTTTCAATAGAGGATGGTCAAATGCAGGTTGTTTGTAGAAGTCCACGCAATCATACAATTCTCCATATTTTGTCTGCAAATCGAACTCTTGATTATAATTGTAAATGAAACATACGAAATACTTATAAAAGGGAAAGTGGATAATTAAAACAACGGGAAAAGATACATTAAGAACCTTGATTGCCTTAACACTTGGCTTTTTGAGGAGCTTAAATTGATTGACCCATTGAAGTTCTTCTTGTTTAGAAAATTGAATGCCTTCTATTTCATAATTTATCAGAGACGAGCACAAGATCACAAAGTATGCTAGGACTTTGATACCCATCACTCTACGAATAATCGAATATAACAATATATAAATAAGATATATTTTCTAAGATACAAAATATGGATTCATGATcataaaatcaaacaaaaaattaaataaacaatGCATATTACGTACACCTTTAGTTCGATCGGAGGTAGAATATTGTATTTCTTACTTGTTCTTGAGCATGTAATTTTAGCAAACGTATTCTTTGTTTTGCATGGCTAAGAATTAAGAAATGCAATATAACTCCTGGTTTTGGTATTAGAAAACAGTAACAATTAATACAGATGCACTACAATATGGAGGGGCTTGGATGTTAGACAATAGAGGACGACAATAAATGAGCGTATCTGGAGTGATTTCTTTTAAACATTAAACATGTATCATTAGATTATATAAACTCCCTGATCGAACTATATTTCATTCATTAGTATGTATAAGGGTTACAACACATTAGCTTTGGTTGTATTAGAAAACCTTATGTGAATTCAATTAACTACAATTTAGAAAATGTATCCTAAGCGTATGAAGAAAATATTCTCTATTACACCTCACAATTATAGTAGGAGTAAGTCGTACACTAATATTGGATATATCTAAACTCCAAAAACAATTGTCACACAAGCCTTTTGTGAAAATATTTGCAAACTCATACGGTCATACCTCGTAGGAACATGTAATACCTGGATCTgacccaacaaaatattttCTCATACGAAATGGATATCCATCTCCACATGTTTTATAAGTTGGTATTGAACTGGGTTGGAGTGTAAATGAATCGAGACTCTTAATAAACTACTCGTGCTCGAGCTCGGCTAAAACCCGTATATGTAGGTTTATTTAATAAATGCGCCGAAATTTAACAATATTTGAAGCTAAtttaataaacgagcttgaacatgaacaCATGTATGCTTGTTCATTTAAGTTTATGAACAAATCGTTTCTTTATGTTCATAACCAAGCTCATTTATGTTAATAATAACAAATTTAccatatataatttattttatcatATTTTGACTTTTAACATCTAAAAAATATAACATAGAATAACTTGTGAATCAAATGGTTAAACACTAGCTCGAAATTAAAACGCAAAGCTCGTTTATAAAAAAAGCCCATTCAAGAAAAAATTCGTTTATGAACTCGAATCAATTTATAAACGAGCAACTATTATATTCAAGAACAATTTTGAGCTTGGTTAAATGCTCGAGTTCTTTCTCAAGTTCGCCCAAGTTAAGTAAACATGAACCTGAACAAGATAATAAACTCTAAATTAAAGCGCAAAGCTCGTGTATAAAAAGCTCGatcattcaagaaaaaaaaatcatttatgaACTCGAATCGATTTATAAACGAGTAACTATTATATTCAAGAACAATTTTGAGCTTGGTTAAATGCTCGAGTTCTTTCTCGAGTTCGCCTAAGTTAAAtaaacatgaacatgaacaagATAATAGCTCAACTCGGCTCATTTATACCCCTAGAATCGGGTTTTTTGAGAGATAGATTTGCAAATTCGATTTCACTGTGTCCTCCCGATACACGCTTCTAGACCTATCAAACGGGTCGGTTTGGTTATAAAAGGTTacttttgggttcagcttcattcaGGTCAATCACTTTCAGTTAgtgtttacaaatgcttgttcaagatccAGAATTTTCGGGCTCGGATCGACCTAATTATGGGTTGAGAAATTTTAAAATgcgtactccgtataaaatttTCATTGATTTTTGTACTAATATAAACAAATATgcgcacaaattaacaaattatcATACACAAGTTTATGTTTAGTCAAAATCAACCATAAATTGATGTAATTCtaaatcaaaatcatattacaccaaCAATAGTAACAACAACGTATTTATTGTGCTTAAAGTTACTTATACTCTCGTTTATTACCATTAACACAATAATTTTCATTCGGTAGGGTCCTTCACAAGTTTGGGATGTTCTGGTCGGATAAATTGGTTACGGGTCGCAAAAACTTGTTCAAGACCAAATATTTTTGGGTTGGGTCGATTTTTGACGGGTTTACACGCTTCTGATGAGTGACTTTGATGATAGACACACTTTCCCAATGTCGCAAAAAATCGCTTACCAAAACACCAGCTTGAAGTGCGGATTGTGAGAGCAGTTGAAGAATAACGAATTTACAATGCACAATCTTGCTGTTGTGAAGGCAGCGCGGCTGATTCCATCTTATTTCAACGGCGGCGCGGTGGTGGTGGTCAGTGCAATGGACCAATGGTTCCATCTTATTTCAACGACGGTATAACTATTTCGGCTTTTTAACACCCAATTAGACGTTTCTATAAatgttgaattgaatttgttgATTTCCTAGGTTTGTCGGTGAAAATTTGTTGGATAATTTGGTGAACATGTGGTGAATTTTTCGGGCTAgggttttaattttcagttgtaATGCAATTATCAAACTCCAAATTGGGTCTTCATGTTCTATAGATTACAGATGTACTTGCTTGAGCACCCTCGTCCAATTTTTCTTAATGATTAAGAAGAAATTACCTTCTTAATGTAGGAATCCAACCATTATTTGGGGTTGAGCCGTTGAGGTCTTTGGGCAATTGATATTTTAGTAGAATTTCAGTTTAACATTCTAAAAGTTGAAGATGATACTCTTTTGTTCTTAGTCATAAACCCTGATTTAAGTTGCAACTGATGATATTGATGGTCATTGTTCTTGGCAGCATGGTTTTGATGGGAAGTTGAAGGGCGGATTTTCAACAAATTTGCGATAATTCAAGCATTCTATTGTTGTTGAAGCTGACGATAAATATCTAATTAAGGCAACTGTTTtaagaaaggtaagaaaaacTAATACTTGCAAGTAA
This Spinacia oleracea cultivar Varoflay chromosome 6, BTI_SOV_V1, whole genome shotgun sequence DNA region includes the following protein-coding sequences:
- the LOC110795192 gene encoding uncharacterized protein gives rise to the protein MGIKVLAYFVILCSSLINYEIEGIQFSKQEELQWVNQFKLLKKPSVKAIKTKYGELYDCVDFYKQPAFDHPLLKTHSSHPQMRPSFIPEWTTTRNVVLVENMQLPDEGCPEGTVPIRRWSKDEFIQISRFTKDYVSRSKSNANLQQPGTHFAIVQTNSDPSKVKYYGVKCDLSVYNPHVTSQQYSSGEMIIQNGNDRIQVGWTVNPALNKDNRTHLFQYFNAGQSHCFNMLCPGFISVNKDFPVDLVIRNTSRRGSSVIFAMGPFVYQDPKTGHWWLQVHDVVRPDNILGYWPRELFTGLASGATYIAVGGEAYSPPGQPLPPMGNGYYPVEDATLSAFCSSFGVLDANRKQVSPQQTEKYTDNWHYGVYDREHYDHFGRTVFFGGTTM
- the LOC110795661 gene encoding RING-H2 finger protein ATL39-like is translated as MALISSVSLVHAILFVIVSSLLAQLGLSMDDGGGHNTFTLHGIDKWIIQVSLILGSILTLVLIFFIRRFCNKRQQPTPSIQLPNLPPSQVPETSTNPSNTLPETYVLRRLPEEIYRRFPVDTYSTERCNDFSHIDCMICNFSFVDGEELCILPVCRHVFHSHCTSSWFLNHDCRCTLCRHDYFDGFSDDQLV